A stretch of the Streptococcus himalayensis genome encodes the following:
- the argR gene encoding arginine repressor, translating into MKKSKRHELIKRMIKEEQLGTQKEIQDRLEAQGIVVTQTTLSRDLREIGLTKMKKDSKVYYVLADETAKIDLVEFLSYHLQGVARAEFTLVLHTRLGEAAVLANVVDENRDDYVLGTLAGANTLLLICRDVAAAKQMEERLLEKMQER; encoded by the coding sequence ATGAAAAAAAGCAAGCGTCATGAGTTAATCAAGCGAATGATTAAGGAAGAACAGTTGGGAACTCAAAAGGAAATCCAAGATCGCTTGGAGGCACAAGGAATTGTTGTGACCCAGACGACATTATCGCGAGATTTGCGGGAGATTGGTCTGACCAAGATGAAAAAAGACTCCAAGGTCTATTATGTCTTGGCGGATGAAACCGCCAAGATTGATTTGGTGGAATTTCTTTCCTACCATTTACAAGGAGTGGCACGGGCAGAATTTACCCTGGTCCTTCACACACGTTTGGGAGAGGCGGCCGTCCTTGCCAATGTGGTCGATGAAAATCGAGATGACTATGTTTTGGGCACGCTAGCAGGGGCAAATACCCTACTCTTGATTTGCCGAGATGTCGCAGCAGCCAAGCAAATGGAGGAACGCCTGCTGGAAAAAATGCAAGAACGATGA
- the mutS gene encoding DNA mismatch repair protein MutS: MATEKISPGMQQYLGIKKDYPDAFLLFRMGDFYELFYEDAINAAQILEISLTSRNKNAENPIPMAGVPYHSAQQYIDTLVESGYKVAIAEQVEEPQKAVGVVKREVVQVITPGTVVDSSKPDSQNNFLVALDKEESQYGLSYMDVATGEFQVTTLTDFSMVCGEIRNLRAREIVLGYALSETEETILAQQMNLLLSQVASVLDDARLLGEQLTPLEYQTAGKLLEYVHRTQMRELSHLKKVHHYEIRDFLQMDFATKSSLDLTENARTGKKHGSLYWLLDETKTAMGTRLLRTWIQNPLIDKERISHRQDVVQVFLENFFERSDLAESLKGVYDIERLASRVSFGKTSPKDLLQLAATLGNVPQIKSILEGLSSPILALLIERLDPIPELESLISSAISPDAQASITDGNIIQTGFDELLDKYRVVLRDGTSWIAELEAREREESGITNLKIDYNKKDGYYFHVTNSQIGNVPAHFFRKATLKNSERYGTEELARIEGEMLEAREKSANLEYEIFMRIRAEVGKYIGRLQKLAQTLATVDVLQGFATVAEKQQLVRPEFTQKSAISIAKGRHAVVEKVMGAQTYIPNSLSMEEGTNIQLITGPNMSGKSTYMRQLAMIAVMAQMGSYVPAERAVLPIFDAIFTRIGAADDLVSGQSTFMVEMMEANHAIRHATEHSLILFDELGRGTATYDGMALAQAIIEYIHDRTGAKTLFATHYHELTDLSARLSHLENVHVATLEKDGQVTFLHKIEQGPADKSYGIHVAKIAGMPDELLERADHILTQLENQDRKQPELLDQAEIHEQITLFEEAKPSDAIAEKLGNLDIYNMTPLDVVRAVERLQQELKQS; this comes from the coding sequence ATGGCAACAGAAAAAATTTCACCGGGGATGCAGCAGTATTTAGGGATTAAGAAGGATTATCCAGATGCCTTCCTTCTTTTTCGCATGGGAGATTTTTATGAATTATTTTATGAGGATGCGATTAATGCGGCTCAGATTTTAGAGATTTCGCTGACCAGTCGCAATAAGAATGCGGAAAATCCAATCCCGATGGCGGGGGTTCCTTATCATTCGGCTCAGCAGTATATTGATACCTTGGTAGAGTCAGGCTATAAGGTTGCCATTGCTGAGCAAGTCGAGGAACCGCAAAAGGCAGTGGGGGTGGTAAAGCGGGAGGTCGTGCAGGTCATCACTCCTGGAACGGTCGTGGATTCGAGCAAGCCAGATAGTCAAAATAACTTTTTAGTAGCCTTGGATAAAGAAGAAAGTCAGTACGGCTTGTCCTATATGGATGTGGCAACAGGGGAGTTTCAGGTGACGACCTTGACAGACTTTTCTATGGTCTGCGGTGAAATTCGCAATCTCCGTGCCAGAGAAATCGTGTTAGGCTATGCTCTGTCAGAAACAGAAGAGACGATTTTAGCACAGCAAATGAATCTTCTGCTCTCGCAGGTGGCAAGCGTCCTAGACGATGCTCGTTTATTAGGGGAGCAGTTGACGCCTCTTGAATATCAGACGGCTGGAAAATTGTTGGAGTATGTGCATCGAACTCAGATGCGTGAATTAAGCCATCTGAAAAAGGTTCATCATTACGAAATTCGTGATTTTTTGCAGATGGATTTTGCGACGAAAAGCAGTCTGGATTTGACGGAGAATGCACGGACAGGCAAAAAACATGGCAGTCTTTACTGGCTTTTAGACGAAACGAAAACAGCGATGGGAACGCGGCTCTTGCGGACTTGGATTCAGAATCCCTTGATTGATAAGGAGCGGATTTCCCATAGACAGGATGTGGTGCAGGTCTTTTTGGAGAATTTCTTTGAGCGTAGTGATTTGGCTGAAAGTCTTAAAGGTGTGTATGACATTGAACGTTTAGCCAGTCGAGTTTCTTTTGGAAAGACCAGTCCCAAAGATTTGTTACAGCTGGCTGCGACCTTGGGAAATGTTCCTCAGATCAAGTCGATCTTAGAAGGGTTGAGCAGTCCTATTCTTGCTCTGTTGATTGAACGCCTAGACCCCATTCCAGAGCTAGAAAGTTTAATCAGCTCTGCCATTTCCCCTGACGCACAAGCTAGTATCACGGATGGTAATATCATCCAGACGGGCTTTGATGAGCTTTTGGATAAGTATCGTGTGGTTTTACGAGATGGGACCAGCTGGATTGCGGAGTTAGAGGCTAGAGAGCGAGAAGAAAGCGGGATTACGAATCTTAAAATTGATTATAATAAAAAAGATGGCTACTATTTCCATGTGACGAACTCACAAATTGGCAATGTGCCAGCGCATTTCTTCCGCAAGGCAACGCTGAAAAATTCTGAGCGTTACGGAACCGAAGAGCTCGCTCGGATTGAAGGGGAGATGTTAGAGGCGCGTGAGAAATCCGCGAACTTGGAATACGAGATTTTCATGCGAATTCGCGCAGAGGTCGGAAAATACATCGGGCGGCTGCAAAAATTAGCCCAGACCCTGGCAACGGTCGATGTGTTGCAAGGTTTTGCAACGGTTGCTGAAAAACAGCAGTTGGTACGACCTGAGTTCACACAGAAATCTGCTATCAGCATTGCCAAAGGACGCCATGCAGTGGTGGAGAAGGTCATGGGAGCCCAGACCTATATCCCGAATAGTCTATCTATGGAGGAAGGGACCAATATTCAACTGATTACAGGGCCGAATATGAGTGGGAAATCCACCTATATGCGGCAGTTAGCTATGATTGCAGTCATGGCACAGATGGGCTCTTATGTGCCAGCAGAGCGGGCAGTTTTGCCGATTTTTGATGCGATTTTTACCCGAATTGGTGCAGCAGACGACCTCGTCAGTGGCCAGTCCACCTTTATGGTTGAGATGATGGAGGCCAACCATGCCATTCGTCATGCAACAGAGCATTCCCTCATTCTCTTTGACGAGTTGGGGAGGGGGACAGCGACCTATGATGGCATGGCCTTGGCGCAAGCTATTATTGAATACATCCATGATCGGACGGGTGCCAAAACCCTTTTTGCGACCCACTACCACGAGTTGACAGACTTATCTGCAAGACTGTCGCATTTGGAAAATGTCCATGTTGCCACCTTAGAAAAAGATGGTCAAGTCACCTTTTTGCATAAAATCGAGCAGGGACCAGCGGACAAGTCTTACGGAATTCATGTAGCGAAGATTGCTGGTATGCCAGATGAGCTCCTTGAGCGGGCGGACCATATTCTCACCCAGCTGGAAAATCAAGACAGAAAACAGCCAGAGCTTCTTGACCAAGCGGAAATCCATGAGCAAATAACCTTGTTTGAGGAAGCAAAACCAAGTGATGCAATTGCTGAAAAACTAGGTAATTTAGACATCTACAACATGACTCCACTGGATGTGGTGCGAGCAGTGGAGCGTCTGCAGCAAGAATTAAAACAAAGTTAA
- a CDS encoding LytTR family transcriptional regulator DNA-binding domain-containing protein, with translation MLQKQDIHVLELKGIFHIAAKDKVVSTKTKDKSYRLEKRIYPLTEVPSKTFLYISQSEISDHEKIRSLFYQKWTDKNLFDDGDPPFSSPCYLTSGKALDL, from the coding sequence ATGTTACAAAAACAGGACATTCATGTCTTAGAGCTCAAAGGTATTTTTCACATCGCTGCAAAAGACAAGGTCGTTAGCACCAAAACAAAAGATAAATCTTATCGGCTGGAAAAACGTATTTATCCATTGACGGAGGTGCCCTCCAAAACTTTCTTATACATCTCTCAGTCAGAAATAAGCGATCATGAGAAAATTCGCTCGCTCTTTTACCAGAAATGGACTGATAAAAATCTTTTTGACGATGGAGATCCTCCTTTTTCTTCTCCTTGTTATCTCACATCAGGGAAAGCTCTAGATTTATGA
- the mutL gene encoding DNA mismatch repair endonuclease MutL — translation MATIIELPEVLANQIAAGEVIERPASVVKELVENSIDAGSRQITVEIEEAGLKKIQITDNGEGIEHSQVELALRRHATSKIKNQADLFRIRTLGFRGEALPSIASVSLLTILTATEMGSHGTKLIARGGHIESCEPATSPVGTKMTVENLFFNTPARLKYIKSQQAELSHIVDVMNRLSLAHPEVAFTLIHEGRELMRTAGTGNLRQAIAGIYGLVTAKKMIEISTADLDFEVSGFVSLPELTRANRNYITLLINGRYIKNFLLNRAILEGYGSKLMVGRFPLAVVNIQIDPYLADVNVHPTKQEVRISKEKELMTLISSAIAASLKEQDLIPDALENLAKSTIKRVQKPEQTTLPLKENRLYYDKERSDFFYQPEVAEESLGLQKVDERSKEVDDVDNKVDKPLSIKFAERKSPNYEQLDHPELDQASIEKAVVKLSEEETSTFPELEFFGQMHGTYLFAQGKEGLYIIDQHAAQERVKYEYYREKIGDVDSSQQQLLVPYLFEFPADDRIRLEERLPLLEEVGIFLERYGENQFILREHPIWFKEEEIETGVYEMCDMLLLTKEVSIKKYRAELAIMMSCKRSIKANHALDDHSARDLIYQLSQCDNPYNCPHGRPVLVQFSKSDMEKMFRRIQENHTSLRELGKY, via the coding sequence ATGGCAACTATTATCGAATTACCGGAAGTCCTTGCCAATCAAATTGCAGCTGGGGAGGTCATTGAGCGACCTGCCAGTGTCGTCAAGGAATTGGTGGAAAATTCTATCGATGCCGGTAGCCGACAGATTACAGTAGAGATTGAAGAAGCCGGGCTTAAAAAAATTCAAATCACAGATAACGGAGAAGGGATTGAACATAGCCAGGTGGAGCTTGCCCTTCGTCGGCATGCGACGAGTAAAATCAAAAATCAAGCCGATTTATTTCGGATTCGGACCCTTGGTTTTCGCGGAGAGGCCCTGCCCTCCATTGCCTCAGTTAGTCTCCTGACTATTTTGACGGCTACGGAGATGGGCAGTCATGGGACAAAACTAATCGCACGTGGAGGTCATATTGAATCTTGCGAGCCTGCGACGAGTCCTGTCGGGACAAAGATGACAGTAGAAAATCTTTTTTTCAACACCCCAGCCCGCCTGAAATACATCAAGAGCCAGCAGGCAGAGTTATCGCATATTGTTGATGTGATGAATCGGCTAAGTTTGGCTCATCCAGAGGTGGCCTTCACCCTGATTCATGAGGGACGTGAACTCATGCGAACAGCAGGAACAGGCAATCTCAGACAAGCGATTGCTGGGATTTATGGGCTTGTTACCGCTAAAAAAATGATTGAAATTTCCACTGCGGATTTGGACTTTGAAGTCAGTGGGTTTGTCAGCCTTCCAGAGCTTACCAGAGCCAATCGTAACTATATTACCTTGCTGATCAATGGACGTTATATCAAAAATTTCTTGCTCAATCGAGCCATTTTAGAAGGTTATGGAAGCAAGCTTATGGTGGGACGTTTCCCGCTTGCGGTTGTCAACATTCAGATTGACCCTTATTTAGCCGATGTCAATGTTCATCCAACCAAGCAAGAGGTTCGAATTTCAAAGGAAAAGGAATTGATGACGCTGATTTCAAGTGCGATTGCAGCGAGTTTAAAAGAACAAGATTTAATTCCAGACGCCTTAGAAAATCTCGCCAAATCAACGATTAAGCGAGTTCAAAAACCAGAACAGACCACGCTTCCCCTAAAAGAGAATCGCCTTTACTATGACAAGGAACGCTCAGATTTCTTCTATCAACCAGAAGTGGCAGAAGAATCACTTGGTTTACAAAAAGTTGACGAAAGAAGCAAGGAAGTTGACGATGTTGACAATAAGGTTGACAAACCTCTTTCCATCAAATTTGCTGAGCGAAAATCCCCCAACTATGAGCAACTAGACCATCCAGAGTTGGACCAAGCAAGCATTGAAAAAGCCGTTGTCAAGCTGAGCGAAGAAGAGACTTCTACCTTTCCTGAATTGGAATTTTTTGGTCAGATGCACGGGACCTATCTGTTTGCACAAGGCAAAGAAGGACTGTATATCATTGATCAACATGCAGCTCAGGAGCGGGTCAAGTACGAATACTACCGCGAAAAAATTGGCGATGTGGATAGTAGTCAACAGCAGCTCTTAGTTCCTTATTTGTTTGAATTTCCTGCAGATGATAGAATTCGGCTGGAAGAGCGTCTGCCCTTACTAGAAGAAGTTGGAATTTTCCTAGAACGCTACGGAGAAAATCAGTTTATCCTTCGAGAACATCCGATTTGGTTTAAGGAAGAAGAGATTGAGACAGGGGTCTATGAAATGTGTGACATGCTTTTGTTGACCAAGGAGGTATCGATTAAGAAATATCGGGCTGAGTTGGCTATCATGATGAGCTGTAAACGTTCAATCAAGGCCAACCATGCCTTGGATGATCATTCTGCTAGAGATTTGATTTATCAGTTGTCCCAATGTGATAATCCCTATAATTGCCCTCACGGTCGCCCAGTCTTGGTGCAATTTAGCAAATCCGATATGGAAAAAATGTTTCGACGGATTCAAGAAAATCATACGAGCCTTCGGGAGTTAGGCAAGTATTAG
- a CDS encoding MFS transporter: MKEFFALPKQIQIREGFKFLTAMLGNTIFPFMALYYSHYFGNFWTGILLIVTQLVNFVSTLYGGHLTDSLGRKKVTDFGNLGVCLGFVMVVLANIPHHVFPLLTFWGFLVVEAMHHFSQPAYEAMLIDLTDESNRKFVYTISYWLVNIAVMLGAGLAGLFYESHFFELVLAMALLYLLIFYYMWKHFEETQPTDAIFSHGTGVWDIFQNYGDILKDRVFLMYVAGCVGSACIWLQIDTWLPIHYAQNFQVTSLFGVTITGPKMLSLSVFINTFMIVFLMTHVSKWTKKLPVLPQYIIGFLTFATGIFLAMQFRTLLGIALAAVLYTIGEMLQVPASQLLRIEMMDEDKLGSYSGFLALAQPLGNILAGMMVSLTALTGPLGLQISFLIIVEISLSMIIKAEKLHRK, encoded by the coding sequence ATGAAAGAGTTTTTTGCTCTGCCTAAGCAGATTCAAATTCGCGAAGGTTTTAAATTTTTAACGGCCATGTTAGGCAATACCATTTTTCCTTTTATGGCTCTCTATTATTCCCATTATTTCGGAAATTTCTGGACAGGAATTTTGCTCATTGTCACCCAGCTTGTCAACTTCGTGTCAACCTTGTACGGTGGACACTTGACAGACTCTTTGGGGAGAAAAAAGGTGACGGACTTTGGAAATCTAGGGGTTTGTTTAGGCTTTGTGATGGTTGTTTTGGCCAATATTCCTCACCATGTCTTTCCTTTATTGACTTTCTGGGGGTTTTTGGTAGTTGAAGCCATGCACCATTTTTCTCAGCCTGCTTATGAAGCTATGTTGATTGATTTGACGGATGAGAGTAATCGGAAGTTTGTTTACACGATTAGTTATTGGCTGGTGAATATTGCTGTTATGCTGGGAGCGGGTTTAGCTGGGTTATTCTATGAAAGTCACTTTTTTGAGTTAGTACTTGCCATGGCCTTGCTGTATCTGCTGATCTTTTACTATATGTGGAAACACTTTGAGGAAACGCAGCCTACGGATGCTATCTTTTCACACGGAACGGGTGTCTGGGATATTTTTCAAAATTACGGAGACATCCTAAAAGACAGGGTCTTTCTCATGTATGTGGCAGGTTGCGTTGGTTCGGCGTGTATTTGGTTGCAAATTGACACTTGGTTGCCCATTCACTATGCCCAAAATTTTCAAGTGACAAGCTTGTTTGGAGTGACCATCACAGGACCTAAAATGCTGAGTTTATCCGTCTTTATCAATACGTTTATGATCGTCTTTCTCATGACGCACGTTAGCAAATGGACCAAGAAACTGCCTGTTTTACCTCAATATATCATAGGTTTTTTGACCTTTGCGACGGGTATTTTTCTAGCCATGCAGTTTCGAACTTTGCTAGGAATTGCCTTGGCTGCTGTTTTATACACGATTGGAGAAATGCTTCAAGTACCTGCTAGTCAACTGCTTCGGATTGAGATGATGGATGAGGACAAGCTAGGTTCGTATTCTGGCTTTCTGGCTCTGGCCCAGCCCTTGGGAAATATCTTAGCCGGTATGATGGTCTCTTTGACTGCCCTAACAGGTCCGCTTGGTCTTCAAATCAGTTTTCTTATCATTGTCGAAATCAGTCTAAGCATGATTATCAAAGCAGAAAAATTGCATAGAAAGTAA
- the ruvA gene encoding Holliday junction branch migration protein RuvA: MYEYFKGIITKITAKYIVIEVGGIGYLLNVANPYAYSDKLQESLKVYVHQVVREDAETLYGFSSEEEKELFLSLISVSGIGPTSALAIIAADDNEGLVRAIDEKNITYLTKFPKIGKKTAQQMVLDLEGKVSSVAGKSEKQAAPQLDENQALEEAMEAMLALGYKAAELKKIKKFFEGTTDTAENYIKSALKMLMK; the protein is encoded by the coding sequence ATGTACGAATATTTTAAAGGAATTATTACAAAAATTACCGCCAAATACATCGTGATAGAAGTAGGAGGCATTGGCTATTTGCTGAATGTAGCCAATCCCTATGCCTACTCGGACAAGCTTCAAGAAAGTCTAAAAGTGTATGTTCATCAAGTGGTACGAGAGGATGCAGAGACGCTTTATGGCTTTTCCTCAGAAGAAGAAAAGGAGTTGTTTTTAAGTCTTATCTCGGTGTCAGGGATTGGTCCAACGTCGGCTTTGGCTATTATTGCAGCAGATGACAATGAAGGCTTGGTGCGTGCTATTGATGAGAAAAATATCACTTATCTGACTAAATTTCCCAAGATTGGCAAGAAAACGGCTCAGCAGATGGTCTTGGACTTGGAAGGAAAAGTTTCAAGTGTAGCAGGAAAGAGTGAGAAACAGGCAGCTCCTCAGCTGGATGAGAATCAAGCCTTGGAAGAAGCTATGGAAGCCATGCTAGCACTAGGTTATAAGGCAGCTGAACTCAAGAAAATCAAGAAATTCTTTGAAGGAACGACGGATACGGCTGAAAATTACATCAAATCAGCCCTTAAAATGCTAATGAAATAG
- a CDS encoding DNA-3-methyladenine glycosylase I, which translates to MKRCGWVKEDNPLYVAYHDEEWGRPVKDDHVLFELLCLETYQAGLSWEMVLNKREAFRQAFHAYDVDKLVNMTDSELEQLLENPAIIRHRAKIFATRQNARAFRKVQEEYGAFADYLWSWVDFTPIDNRVKDYREVPSKTALSERLSKDLKKRGFTFVGPVCVYSYLQAAGLVNDHEVDCFCKGDSHE; encoded by the coding sequence ATGAAACGATGCGGTTGGGTTAAGGAAGACAATCCCTTGTATGTCGCCTATCACGATGAGGAGTGGGGACGACCGGTCAAAGATGATCATGTGTTATTTGAACTTTTGTGTCTGGAAACTTATCAGGCAGGCTTATCTTGGGAGATGGTTCTTAATAAACGAGAAGCCTTTCGTCAAGCTTTTCATGCTTATGATGTTGACAAGCTTGTCAACATGACGGACAGTGAGCTGGAACAACTACTTGAAAATCCAGCTATTATCCGTCACAGGGCTAAGATTTTTGCGACACGACAAAATGCACGAGCCTTTCGAAAAGTTCAGGAGGAGTATGGAGCCTTTGCAGATTATCTCTGGTCTTGGGTGGATTTTACACCGATTGACAATCGTGTAAAGGACTATCGTGAAGTGCCTAGCAAGACAGCTTTGTCAGAGCGGTTATCAAAAGATTTGAAAAAACGAGGATTTACTTTCGTAGGTCCTGTCTGTGTCTATTCCTATCTTCAGGCGGCAGGGCTTGTAAATGATCATGAAGTGGATTGCTTTTGTAAAGGAGACTCTCATGAATGA
- a CDS encoding GNAT family N-acetyltransferase produces the protein MNEITVKPLVALAQNTHIETERLLLRPMTVADLEDYHAFTSDDKLLKYNYHAHKDKRESLEGLVMYNMASPLGRYAIELKETQRMIGNIVLYLNEEQDVASIGYTLHAAYHHRGYATEAALALKDLVWEIAAIKTLVAHCDSRNTASEKVMKRIGMTFVKARKGATNLRGEVVTMLDYEIRKPG, from the coding sequence ATGAATGAAATAACTGTAAAACCCTTGGTCGCTCTAGCGCAGAACACCCATATTGAAACGGAGCGCCTCTTGCTACGGCCCATGACAGTGGCTGATTTGGAGGATTATCATGCTTTTACATCTGATGATAAGCTCTTGAAGTATAATTATCATGCGCATAAGGATAAGCGGGAAAGTTTGGAAGGTCTCGTCATGTACAATATGGCAAGTCCCCTTGGTCGTTATGCAATAGAGTTAAAAGAAACTCAACGGATGATTGGAAATATTGTCCTCTATTTGAACGAAGAGCAAGATGTAGCAAGCATTGGCTATACCTTGCATGCCGCCTACCATCATCGAGGTTATGCGACAGAAGCCGCCTTAGCCTTGAAGGATTTGGTGTGGGAAATAGCAGCCATCAAAACCTTAGTGGCTCACTGTGATTCTAGAAATACAGCTAGTGAGAAGGTGATGAAAAGGATCGGTATGACCTTCGTCAAGGCGCGCAAAGGAGCGACAAACCTGCGTGGCGAAGTTGTCACGATGCTCGATTATGAAATTAGAAAGCCTGGTTAA
- a CDS encoding competence/damage-inducible protein A: MKAEIIAVGTEILTGQIVNTNAQFLSEKLAGIGVDVYFQTAVGDNEQRLLSVLEIAQKRSDLVILTGGLGPTEDDLTKQTLARFLGRDLVFEASAVEKLDAFFAERPPSARTPNNERQAQIIAGSTPLQNHTGLAVGGLIQVEGVTYVVLPGPPSELKPMVVKELLPLLDQGEQLYSRVLRFFGIGESRLVTILADLIDQQTDPTLAPYAKVGEVTLRLSTKSKTHALAQEKLNQLEQKILANEEVAACLYGYGEENSLLQVTVELLKERKLTITAAESLTAGLFQANLADQAGISQIFKGGFVTYSLEEKSKMLGIPKEDLEKHGVVSAFTAEKMAEQARKLTDSTLGVSLTGVAGPDSLEGHPPGTVFIGLSSSKARQAYLVSARGRSRQDIRQIAVLHALNLVRKTLLNADDLV, encoded by the coding sequence ATGAAGGCAGAAATTATTGCGGTTGGAACTGAGATCCTGACCGGACAAATCGTCAATACCAATGCTCAATTTTTGTCGGAAAAGCTCGCAGGAATTGGGGTAGATGTGTATTTCCAAACGGCAGTGGGAGATAATGAACAACGGCTCTTGTCCGTCTTAGAAATTGCCCAAAAGCGAAGTGATTTGGTGATTTTAACAGGTGGTTTGGGGCCGACGGAGGATGATTTGACCAAGCAAACCTTGGCACGTTTTCTAGGTCGAGATTTGGTCTTTGAAGCATCAGCTGTTGAGAAATTGGATGCCTTCTTTGCCGAACGGCCGCCTAGTGCTCGCACGCCTAACAATGAGCGTCAGGCTCAAATTATCGCTGGGAGTACCCCGCTACAAAATCACACGGGTCTTGCTGTTGGAGGATTGATCCAAGTAGAGGGTGTGACCTATGTCGTCCTACCGGGTCCTCCGAGCGAACTAAAACCAATGGTGGTCAAGGAACTCTTGCCACTTCTCGACCAAGGCGAGCAATTGTATTCACGGGTTCTTCGCTTTTTTGGGATTGGGGAAAGTCGTTTGGTGACCATTTTAGCCGATTTGATTGACCAGCAGACGGATCCAACCTTGGCTCCTTATGCGAAAGTCGGAGAAGTGACTCTTCGGTTGTCCACCAAATCTAAGACACATGCCCTTGCCCAAGAAAAACTCAATCAGCTTGAACAGAAGATTCTTGCCAATGAAGAAGTCGCTGCCTGCCTTTACGGTTATGGCGAGGAGAATTCTCTCTTGCAGGTGACCGTAGAACTCCTGAAAGAAAGAAAGTTAACCATCACAGCTGCTGAAAGCTTGACAGCTGGGCTTTTTCAGGCCAATCTCGCGGATCAAGCTGGGATTTCCCAGATTTTCAAGGGTGGTTTTGTCACCTACAGTTTGGAAGAAAAGAGCAAGATGTTAGGTATTCCTAAAGAGGACTTGGAAAAGCATGGGGTTGTATCTGCTTTTACGGCTGAGAAAATGGCAGAGCAGGCTAGAAAGCTGACCGATAGCACCCTTGGTGTGAGCTTGACAGGAGTTGCTGGGCCAGATAGCCTAGAAGGACATCCTCCAGGGACAGTCTTTATTGGCTTGTCTTCGAGTAAGGCAAGGCAAGCTTATTTGGTCAGTGCCAGAGGGAGAAGTCGGCAAGATATTCGCCAAATCGCAGTCTTACACGCCTTAAACCTCGTACGGAAAACTTTATTAAATGCTGATGATTTGGTATAA
- the recA gene encoding recombinase RecA, translating into MAKKQKKLEEITKKFGDERKKALDDALKTIEKDFGKGAIMRLGERAEQKVQVMSSGSLALDIALGAGGYPKGRIIEIYGPESSGKTTVALHAVAQAQKEGGIAAFIDAEHALDPAYAQALGVNIDELLLSQPDSGEQGLEIADKLISSGAIDLLVVDSVAALVPRSEIDGDIGDNHVGLQARMMSQAMRKLSASINKTKTIAIFINQLREKVGVMFGNPETTPGGRALKFYASVRLDVRGNTQIKGSGAEKDVNVGKETKIKVVKNKIAPPFKEALVEIMYGEGISQTGELIKIASDLEIIKKSGAWYSYKDDKIGQGSENAKKYLAEHPEVFEEIDRLVREHYGMPIGAEQPAENAPEAEEKDKKSKKAGKKDKETVEEVADTEEITLELDDAIEIED; encoded by the coding sequence ATGGCAAAGAAACAAAAAAAGTTAGAAGAAATCACCAAAAAATTTGGGGATGAACGAAAGAAAGCCTTAGACGATGCTCTAAAGACAATCGAAAAAGACTTTGGAAAAGGCGCGATTATGCGTCTTGGAGAGAGGGCAGAGCAGAAAGTGCAAGTCATGAGCTCAGGAAGTTTGGCTCTAGACATTGCTCTTGGTGCTGGAGGGTATCCAAAAGGTCGGATTATCGAGATTTACGGACCGGAATCTTCTGGTAAGACCACGGTTGCCCTACATGCTGTTGCCCAGGCTCAAAAAGAGGGAGGAATTGCGGCCTTCATCGATGCTGAGCATGCACTTGATCCAGCTTATGCCCAAGCACTTGGGGTTAATATTGATGAGTTGTTGCTGTCTCAGCCAGACTCTGGAGAGCAAGGTTTAGAAATTGCGGATAAGCTGATTTCGTCTGGAGCTATTGATTTGCTGGTTGTTGACTCAGTGGCAGCCTTGGTGCCTCGTTCAGAGATTGATGGTGATATTGGCGACAATCACGTTGGTTTGCAGGCACGGATGATGAGCCAAGCCATGCGTAAACTCTCTGCTTCTATCAATAAAACCAAGACCATTGCCATCTTTATCAACCAATTGCGGGAAAAAGTTGGGGTCATGTTTGGAAATCCAGAAACAACTCCTGGCGGACGTGCCCTTAAATTCTATGCTTCTGTGCGTTTAGATGTTCGTGGAAATACTCAAATCAAGGGTTCTGGTGCTGAAAAAGATGTCAATGTCGGTAAAGAAACCAAGATCAAGGTTGTGAAAAACAAGATTGCTCCGCCATTTAAGGAAGCTTTGGTAGAAATCATGTACGGAGAAGGGATTTCACAGACTGGGGAGCTGATTAAGATTGCCTCAGATCTTGAGATTATCAAAAAGTCTGGTGCTTGGTATTCTTATAAAGATGATAAAATTGGGCAAGGCTCGGAAAATGCCAAGAAATATTTGGCAGAACATCCAGAAGTGTTTGAAGAAATTGACCGCCTAGTTCGAGAGCATTATGGTATGCCAATAGGAGCAGAGCAGCCAGCAGAAAATGCTCCAGAGGCAGAAGAAAAGGACAAAAAATCTAAAAAAGCAGGCAAAAAAGACAAGGAAACCGTTGAAGAGGTAGCCGATACCGAAGAAATCACCCTTGAATTGGATGATGCGATTGAAATTGAAGACTAA